Part of the Antechinus flavipes isolate AdamAnt ecotype Samford, QLD, Australia chromosome 2, AdamAnt_v2, whole genome shotgun sequence genome is shown below.
GTACACCAGGGTCTGCCCCTTGAAACTAGGAGCCAGCAGCAGCTGGGCGTCCCCAGCCGGCATGTAGCAGAAGGCCCGGGGGGCCTGTACTGCCAGCTCCTGGAAGCGCACGAACTTCTGCCGGCCTTCGTCCCACTGATAGATTTGGGTGAAGGAGAAGTCGCTGCCTAGGGCCAGGTAGCGCCTTTCGCCCACAAGGAAGGGCTGAAGTGCCAGGGAGCCTCGCGACGGCAGCGCTTGCACTTCGGAGAAGCGGGTGCCCTCCCAGCGCAGGATCTTCGAGTCGCCGATGTAGCGGCTGAGGCACAGGTAGCTGTCCCGGCCGGCTCGGAAATGCTTGACCGCCTGGGCGTCGGGCACCTGGGACACCTCGCCCTGGGCCACAAACTGCTTCTGGGCTCTACTCCACTGGTAGATGACGGGAGCCTGGGAGCTGCTGGAAACAATCAACCGGGGCTTGCCCTCGCCATCCACGAACTCCAGGTCGGTGTCCCGGTGCCACGCGTGCAGGGCTTGGTGGGAGTAAAAGCCGTTCTGGTGCCAGCGGTAAAGGCTGGTGGCTCCTGCCTTGGAGCTGTCTGCTATGGCAAAGAACCAGTCCCCTTCGATGCGGAAGGCCTCCAGGTCATTGGGCTTCCGAACCCTCTCGGGGTCGATATCCTGAAGCTTGTTGAAACGGGTGGTGTTCGGATCCCAGTGGTAAATGTAGGAGCCCCCAAAGAGCTGGGCTGCGACCATGTAGAGCTGGCCGTCCACCACCAGTGGCTTACAGTGCACAGCTGAAGGAGCTGTTCGCGGGAAGAGAAAGCAAGGCGCGTTATGGAAGCCGTCCCTCTCTGCGCGTCTCTCCACCCGAGCTGCTTTCTGTAAATAGGGCAAATGTCCGTCCTCCTCGGCTATCCAACCCAcaatcatttctctttcctccctcaatTCCTACAGCAGTTACTGCCCTGACCGTCATTATTTTCTCATTGAGCCAAGGATGTTGATTTTTATCTCCCCAGAGTGAAAACTGCACGAAGGCGGGAGCCATGTCGTATAAGTCTCCAGATGCCCTGAAATGTCTGGCATTGGAAAGGGCATGGGGTGAGCACTCCATAACTGCTGGTTGACTGGTAGGTATTTAAAAGGAAGTTAACTGTTCTGGAGAGGAGGAAAGGCTCACTCCAAAAAACAAGACCCTTTGCATGAATGCCACACACACACGGAAACAAAGTAGCTATGATTCATTGCCTTCTGAGAATAATTCTTTTAGAATgtaaagtttacattctaaagttTAAGTAAAGTTACATTCTAAAGTAAAGTtaagtttacattctaaactGAAGGCAGGGgttgcctttttgcatttgttgTAGTCCAgcacattcatttattcacatacagacacacatatgtgcatataaacaTAAACTTATACAATTATGCCAAGATAAAACTTTACACACATGACCAAAATTTATCTCCATCCTGGTTATCCTTTAGCTAGGATTAGTATTTATCCTCTCTCTTAACAGACTATGTCCCAGATCTACTTTGTCCTTCTTCCTCAGTATgttgagatataaaatttcccctaaaaactgctttggctgcagcctataagttttggtatgttgcctcattattgtcattctcttggatgaattcATTGATTGTTACTATGATTTCTTGTTtgatctactcattctttagaatgaaattatttaattcccaattggtttttagtccatcttactttgttcttttattcaatgtaatttttattgcctcatggtctaaaaaggatgcatttactatttctgcctttcattgtgagatttttgtttttgtttttgctgaggcaattgggattaagtgacttgcccagtatcacagagctaggaagtgttagtgtctgaggttagatttgaactcaagtcctcctaacttcagagctggcgcactatccaatgcaccacctagcttccccaattGTGAGGTTtctatgccctaatacatggtcaatttttgtgtaggtactaTGTACCACTCAGAAaagaatatattcctttctatccctattcaattttccccagagatctatcatatctaagtttttaaagattctattaatctccctaatttattttttttattttggttagaTTTACCTAATTCTGTTCCTCAGCACAACAAAAACTCATAGTGTTTGTTTGGAAGACTCAAGTCTTATTTGGAAGACTTTGTTGCTCAAACAGTAATTCTGCCCATAGCCTGAAGCCCTCATCACTGAACTTCAGGCCCACATAGTCAAGCACAAAAGGCTATCATGCTAATTGGCAATGCTACTAGTAGTGCTGGAAGGAGACTGGCTGCCCCCATACCTGGAATTCGGTCAAAATCACGAAGCTGCCGTTCCACATAGTCCCACTTGAGGATGGTACAGGCACTGGCACTGGGCTGGGCCAGGGCCAAGTAGAGATCACTGGCATAAAGAAAAGGTTCAGCCGACACCGCAGGGAAAGGCAGAGTCTGGTACAGCACGAAATCTGTGAGAAGGAGATGTGGGGTAAAGCTGATAGAAGGCCCATTGGCCCAGGGACAGAACAGGTGGGGATGGAAGGGGAAAGACTAGCACAGGTTAATGAGAGGAGGGCCAGAGTGTACTCAGTCAGAGTAAGAAGAATAGAATACAGGatgcaaaatgaaagaaaagggggTAGTAAGATACATGGAGAGGAAGAGTATCTGGTGACCTAAAGCTGGAGGGGACACAAATGTGGAGAGCTTTATGATGTACCCAACGGATACCCTAGGAAAAGGGGCTGCATTAATCCCCAGGTGGTCTCCTACCAGTTGTGATACAGTCGAACTCTCTGAGTGGCAGGTCCTGCACCTTGTGCTCTTGGAACCTAGGAGGGCTAGCGCAGTAGATGGGAGCCACAGTAGTATTGGTATTTGCCAACCACTCCACCAACCACTTCACTTTGCAGTCACAGACCAATGAGTTGCCCCGAAGGTCTCTGGCCAATAGGAGTGAGAGATTTTGGAAGGGAAGAATGACATTCAGCAACCTGGCTCAAAACACTTCCCTCCCAAAGTAGAGTGTGTGGATCACTTATGCTAAGCAAACAGTCCTCCTCATTCCCCTACCCTCATTTTATTCCTATTGTCCCATACCAAGAATTCCTCCttcctcagtttcattattttcttgtgtAAGTAAGCATGAatatgtgacaaatatggaaatatgttaagaataaatgcacatatttaacctatatcagattacttgctatcttggggaagagagagggaggagagaaagagaaaaatttagaacaaaaggttttgcaaaagtgaatattgaaaattatttttgcatgtatttgaaaaaaatactctaagaaaaagaaaaaagtgatcgTGAATATGGTTGAGCTTCTGATAAggttcatttgggattttcttgatggAGTCTCCAATCtgtaaagaatcatagaattataaagtaGGAGAGATATTAGGGCAATCCAGTATGGAAATAGCTCAGCCTAGAGGCTGCTTAGAGCTGGTTTTGCCATGCCCAGGGTTTATTCAGAGGAATATGGAGTGGAAGTAATAGGTCTTtgtgaaaagaaacaaagactGAAATAACAATaggacaaatagaaaagcaaataaactTTAAACGTGTGATTAGAGCCCATGAATCCCtgttcaactttctcattttatggatgaggaaattgacctATGTATGCTACAGTGAAAAGAATACAGGTTATTGGTTCCAATCCCACTTCTAATATCAACTACCTAAATGACCTTTCAAATGTCACTTAACCTTGCCTATGCCtctgttttcctatctgtaaaaagGCTGGACTAGATGTCCCAGCTTTCAGACTCGAGTTTAAGGAACTTATTCAAGCTCAGAAAAGGAATCATAAATACTGACATTTTCAGAGTGCTTTACACTGAACAGGTGGCAGGTTCAATGCTAAAATCCAAACCTCCCAATCTAGTACCCCTCTACCTATATCCTATCCCATAATTGTCCTCTTATTCTCCATGGAAGAACCATAGGGAAGATAGAGGTGACTGTTTCTTAGTGACTCAGTGTTGCTTTATAAACATCAGTTGTACCATGTACTGGGCTGTTATGCAATGCCGTCCTCAGGGCCTACTGAGGCACAAAAGCCCAatgataatagctgacattttggatttgccaagtgctttacatatattatgttattCTTGCCCTAACACAATCCAGTGAGGTGGGAGTGACAGGTACTTATCaacattatacagatgaggaagctcagAAAGATTAGCTTTGCCCAAGTTCTCACAAGCCAAGAAGTCTCAGGGGCAAGATCAAGACCTCCACCTCTTGACACCTTGATTATAGCTTGCCCTGCACATTTTAAGTTGGTAACCAGCTCCTTGCTTTGGTATTAGCATGCCTGAGATGCGCTCCTTGCTGACCCGTGCCTCAgagaatccctctcttcctttaatgAGCAACTCGGGCATCAAATTTCTACAGAGCCTTTCCCCACTGAGTTCCTGCCCTCCCTCCAAAATTCTCTTGTATTTAGCTTTTCtgtatgtgtttgtatttatTAGCTACATATACCTTctgtatatatactttatatgtacTTATCTCCCCTGTCAGAATAGAGGTGCAAGCTCCTTCTGAGAATgggttgtttcattctttgtacttttatttcTAATGTATAGCACAGAGACTGATAGGTgcttgttgttcagtcgtgtccaactctctgggatcccatttggggttttctcagcaaaggtactattactattgctattttttttaatccaactcattttacagatgagcaaactgaggcaaacagggttaagagatttgcccagggtaaTACAACTAGTAAAAGTGACTGaggatatatttgaactcaggttttcctgactttagaccctgaattctgtccactgcaccacccagctcattaaatgtttattctctttccttttcctgacCCTGCAGTGGGAAATGAAGGCTTTTCATACTTGAACTTCCCCCAATCATACATTTTAGACAAGGTCATGAACGCCTTGGGGAatcatacatgttaaatttcTAATTCTGTCCCGAAGGTCCCAGTACCCACACTTGTCTCTTTCTTTAGATTTTATATCCCTCACATCCCCTAACATTTCCCTACAATAGTTAAGTGACCTCTTTAAAAATCTGGTGAATCTTGTGAGCCCCTTCTCtgacaatgtttttaaatgtatataataaaatatgtaggattacaaagaaaactatattaAATCAGTCACCTATATATGTGTGTTGGTATATAGATGTTATATAgactttttaatcttatttacctgtacatatatatatttatgtgtatgtatgcatatataaataacaCATACCTATATCACATACAAGTATATAtccacatgcatatatgtgtatatacatttgtatatatgtacatacttatataggtatatatacatatatctctttgtgtctgtctctgaatctgtctttctatctgtttctgtctctctgtctctgtctttgtttctgaaCTCTCTGTTTCtgaatctctgtctttctgtctctctgtctctctgagtctttctgtctcactctctctatatctgtctttctttgtttctgtctgtctttctgtctaagTCTCCTTCTTTCATCCTCCCTCTCCTccactttctctctccttcccactcgccccttctatccttccctccctccctccccaagttaagaactccttCCCAAAAGGGAATCTCTCCTCCTGGCTAAAAGATTCAAAGTAGGTTCATTaaaagagatgggaaaagggCCTTACAAGTCACTCAAGATGTCCAAGGGTCGGAAGACATCTCTGGGCAGTGTCTGAAGATTATTGTTGGCTAGTGAGCTGCAAGGGGGAAAAATATCTTAGTTACAAAGTCACCTAGAAATTATAAGGGAGTCTTCTGGGTATTGGGATTTTGGCCAAAATCAACCATTCCACCTTTTTTAGCCCCGGAGAGGAACCAGTTTTTAGGGACTACTGGGCAGGGATACGCCTGTAGCAAACAACCTTGTGTTGGGTTATACTTACAGGTGTGTCAAAGACTTGAGTCCTCGGAAGGTGAACCTAGACAGTGCCCAGATGTCATTGTTCTCAATGAAGCTATAGAAAATAAGAGCTTGGCTCAGCCTGGCATTCAATCCTACCCCTGCTTTTAGCCCATAATTTTAACCCTAGCCAAACTGCAAGCCCAGTCTCCAAAAAAGGCTACCAATTAGACTGCATGGACTTTTGACCCACAaagctttaaaaaggaaaaaagtgatggCTAAGAAGCTTTAAGGCAGTtctcaatacatttttttttgcttacagCACAGTATTCTTTGCCATGAAGAATCAAGGCACAGAGCACATTTTAAGTTGGTAACAAACAACAGTTTCTTGGCAGTCAGTGCTCCAGACACATTAGgcagatttttctcttcctctctttaccCTTCTTTTATCCCCCCTCCCACTTCACCCCCAAGGTTCTCAGCAAGGGAGGTAACTTTTcacctctcttccccttccactGAGTGGCTATTATGACCTTCCCAAAGAGCAGGCAGCCAAATGCAGCAGAGGTGGGGGTGGGTGAGGGCTAGGTATTTTAAAGCACACCTAATGGGAAATATTGAGGCAATACACACTTTGAGAAACTCTGGTTTAGCTGTAGTCATGTACATGATATGGAAATGGATGAAATAACCATGAGTTTTTTTCCAGACCtaaatttcattgatttttttcaccCTCTGACCTTCCATTTCCAACCTTCTCCATCCAACTTCCAATCAACCCCACCCAGATCCCagtatcctcctcctcctccttttgttCCACCCTTTATCCCTTCTTCTCCCACGCACAGATATTGTAGGTGGGATAGTCCCATGAAAGCATTGTCTCCGATCAGAGTAAACTTGTTGGAATTGAGTAACCTAGAAAAGGAGGCAAAGGAAAAGTTAGAGCTCTAGGATGTGCCCATTATCCCAAGATCCCTCCCCAAGTATTCTGTCTGTCTTCTAAAACTCTTTACTATGATTTGGCCTTCACTATTGCCCATTCCATCCAGAGCACCCAAAAGATTTGTTAATAGGTGACTATCAGATCATGGAATATGAAGAACAGTAAGGTACaaacatgaaataatatattgtagCAGTTGgtacttggatttttttcctccctaccaCAACCCAAGTATAAAAATAATGGAGAGAGGATTGAGCTTCCTCCTGTCAAAGATGGATGTCTCTGGGTCCTGagttttcccacttttcttttaCTGgcaacttccctttccttttcctatctcCAACAATCTAGCATACAATTGAAGGATGGTTTGGTATGAAGGTACCATAAAGCACCTTCTCCTGATTCTCaggataattttaaagatttaaaggaccaaaattcttaacattttctgtGTCTTGGATCCCTTTTCAGAGTTCGTAAATAATCAGAATTATTACATTTAAGCCAGaggttagtaaaaaaaaaaaaaaaagacataattatTTTCCCCAATCCCTTGAAATCTAACCCTGAACTTATTGGCCCCCCATGCTTACAATCATGTTTGATTATACATGACCCTATGGACATTGtttatggggttttcttagcgaagatactgaagtggtatgttatttccattttcctcattttacagatgagaaattaaggcaaatagggggtaagtgacttgttcaaggtgacacacaattagtgtctgaagctagatttgaactcagatcttgaatCTACGTCTGGTACTCTATCTGCTGTTTCACCTTACTGCTTCGGTTAATAACTCCTGCACTAAACAGTCCCTTTTTAAGTTCTCCTTGGAATAAAAaaagtattctctctctccctatacAAAAGTCACTCCTCTAGTCCAATATGTATGGTTTATGTATTTTCTGCCTTCTCTCTTCTAAACTGCCATTTCTTGCTTTGGAGGAAGCTATGTAGTAGCTTGGACTGGAgcagaaaaactgagttcaaatctgcactcggaacactagctgtatgatcttgaacaagtcacttaatctctgcctcagtttctttaactgtaaaatggggatagtgatAATTTcccaaggatcaaatgagatatttttaaagtgcctgACCTAttataggaacttaataaagacttgtttccttccttttgttcatACCTGTCTCTCCTGTGGGAAATGagagctatgtacaaacaaattccaccacccccaccccccatgcATTTTTGGCAAATCCACTGATGACTTGAGCAATCCTTTAGAAATTTTGAACCTCTCTAGAgtttgtgaacttttaaaaatatatatgcatcttgataattattatttcaatataattgtttcactttataattctatgtacATTATATTGTACATTCTGAAATATGATCCACTGACTTCAAAAGTTGGCCAACAGGGTTATAACacagaaaaaaaggttaagagcTTTGGCTCTGAGACCTGATCCCCAGGACCCATCAATATCCAGACCATTCCATCCTTCCCCAACTCTCCAGATTCAGACTAAATTGTTGCCATATCCTTGCCTGGATCTTACCTCCACTCCACCATTGGCTTCTGgtttaaaatgcttttctcacaGCCACTGCCCTCATCAACCCAGCCAAAAAAGTCTAGACTCTGATTCTAGAgatccttccctccaccccagcTCTCCATCTCGATTCCTGCTTTCAGGTAGAGGCTCCCCTGTGTTTTACAGTACCCACCACAGAACAAAGACTACAACCTCTCCCCCTAATCTCCCAAACCCTAAGGTTTTCTGAGGAAACGTAAGGATGGTCCCGTACAAGAACTGAAGAAGTGGCAGATGAGAGAAAGCTCCATCGTGGATCTCCGAGAAGGCTGCATTCACCAGTGTCCTGTGGGAAGGCAGTTGGGTCAAGGATAGAGTGAGCAGCAGGAATTATGCTGGGTGGGTGGATGGGGTAAAAAGAAAGGGAGTGGGAAGATTTAGCTTAGTCCTTTACTCCAATGATTAGTTTCTCTGCTTTCCTCAGCTCCactgatttcattttattcattcacaCCTTCCAACTTTATCCTTTTCTCCCAAACCTCAAACCCTATCTTTCCTTTCTTGACACTTAAACCCTCTCCTTGGGCCATTTAGATGCAATCCCTCACCCCCACTACCTTGTGACATTCCTTGGGAAGCTCCTCAGCCCCTCCCTGTAGACTCACCTAGACTCCCCACATCTTTCCTTACATGTTCCCCCTCTTTGCCCTGCCTCCATAAATCCTGTGCTTTTCTTACACCCACACCCATCAGAAAGAAGCTGTTGCATCATCATGAACAAACATTTTCATTCCTACTGTGTACAAGGTCCTACAAAGTACTACAAGTCCTGTGCTAGGCCCTGgagatataaataataatagctgattttaaatatcttAAGTGGCAGAGGTAACTCCATGGTTAGAGGATCTTCTGTCAAGAAattctgagtttaaatgtgacctcagactcttTGCTGTTATCcaatatctgattcttcatgacaccatttgggattttcttggcaaagatatcaaggagtggttttccatttccttctccagttcactttactgatgaggaaactgaggcaaattgtgctaaatgactttcctagacCACACAGCTAgaatctgaaggcagatttgaactcaggaagtttaCTTGACTTAGGTTCAGcagtctatccattgtgccatctagctgactctaaacacttactagctatggaaTACTGGGCaagtctctctgcctcagtttcctctgctgcAAAATGAGGTTAATAGTAGCACTTATCTCTTAAGCACTTATTttgtgagatatttgtaaagtgctttgcaaaaccttaaagtggtatataaatgcttattattgttatcataGCACTTTAAGACTGAAAAAACACTTTGTattacatgatctcatttgatcttcacacagGTTAttaactgttttcattttatagataaagagacagacacaacTAGAGAAACTGTTGACTGAAGCTCATATGTgctattttcaaagagtttaaacTCAGGATATCCCAGTAACCAAGGGGTTAATTGTGGCCAAAATTACATCTGTAATGCTGAAGTTCAAAAGATACCATTGAAAGGCCGATATGTCACATTGCATTGGCCAGCATCAGTGTCAAGGAACAGAGCAGGGCAAAATGTGGCTGCAGTTTCCCTCCCTCGATGCAGCACTGTGGGACTGA
Proteins encoded:
- the LGI3 gene encoding leucine-rich repeat LGI family member 3 gives rise to the protein MLGLWALPQGSGHRLLELCLLGFCLILLGDAKRPPKTPPCPPSCSCTRDTAFCVDSKAVPKNLPTEVISLTLVNAAFSEIHDGAFSHLPLLQFLLLNSNKFTLIGDNAFMGLSHLQYLFIENNDIWALSRFTFRGLKSLTHLSLANNNLQTLPRDVFRPLDILSDLDLRGNSLVCDCKVKWLVEWLANTNTTVAPIYCASPPRFQEHKVQDLPLREFDCITTDFVLYQTLPFPAVSAEPFLYASDLYLALAQPSASACTILKWDYVERQLRDFDRIPAPSAVHCKPLVVDGQLYMVAAQLFGGSYIYHWDPNTTRFNKLQDIDPERVRKPNDLEAFRIEGDWFFAIADSSKAGATSLYRWHQNGFYSHQALHAWHRDTDLEFVDGEGKPRLIVSSSSQAPVIYQWSRAQKQFVAQGEVSQVPDAQAVKHFRAGRDSYLCLSRYIGDSKILRWEGTRFSEVQALPSRGSLALQPFLVGERRYLALGSDFSFTQIYQWDEGRQKFVRFQELAVQAPRAFCYMPAGDAQLLLAPSFKGQTLVYRHVVVDLSA